The Trichoderma breve strain T069 chromosome 2, whole genome shotgun sequence DNA segment GAGCCAGCGTCAAGCAGAAATGATTGATTTCCTCAGACCGGTAATATGGCAGTTGTAGTAGTAGTTGATTATTGGCAGAAACCTCCGAGTCCCACGAGCTGATGGGCTCTTGGCCTCGTATTGGTGCCAACTGCGAAAACATCGTACATGAACGTGAAGATGAACTGAGCgtctctcgtctcgtctcgtttggtctccctcttttctccctccattcctctccctttctctcGTGCTGCATCCCCCACCTCcgtcaatcaatcaaatcactTCGACAATCAAAATCAGTCAATGCCCGTctgagctgctgcagaagcaaaagaggcaGCGATTGCATCATCCGCCTTCTCACAATTAATATCCATTCCATAATATTACCCCCTCgacagaccagaccagaccaaACCAGACACACGCACGCCACGCCACACACTCATGCGCACATAGTCGTTACcacacgcacacgcacaAGCAGAACCCGCATATCACGCCTGTCCACGCTGGCTGGCATAAAAGAGCCAGCGAGGCGATGATCAAGTCGTGTCCGTCCCCGGCTGGCTTTGGCGTGCAGCCTTCTGCAGTCGCCTCGACACAGACCCAGGACCCTTCGCAGCTTGCTGTATGACTGGCGATTCCCTGtcacactttttttttcctgctcCCCCCCTGCGACCTAGCTTTCTCAGCATTGCAGAGCATTTCTGGTTAACCactttttttccttttttttttttctcttctcttctcttcctcttcttcttttccatttgcTCTTTGGCGGTTTCTGCCTTCAATCTCTCCCTCGGCAGTTCTTAATGGCAGCCGGGAGGTGAATTCCAGGCTGTACTTGAGGTATTCTTACCCCCCCAGTCCCTCCCTTGTTGCGTCCACACCGACGGCGGTTTGTCTGGTCTCCCCGGGTCCGGTGCCACCTTTTGCGAGGCCAACTCAGACTTGCCAACTCACAAACTTGTTCCCATCCACCTCCCAATTCCCACCAGAGCCCACTCAACTCCCATCCCATTCAGCAcaagagaggaagagagaaccCCCCCAAAGAGACGTCGAGTGAAACAAGAAAGAGGGTTGACACGACGAagcagcatcttgcatcGCGCCGGCTGTCCAGCGGAGCAATTCGCCTCATCACCACAAGCTTCGAACCACATCAGCCAATACCTTTGCCAACTGGACTGGTCCTCTGGTGGGTGGACTGGAGCTTATGCTGTCCGATGGCCTTCTGGGTGGTAGGCGGGGGAAATCCGCTTGGTGACGCTGCCGCCTCGTCCACCGCTGGCCAGGTGGCTTACATCAAGCGCGGCAGCTACTCTAACGGCTCTGAGGCTCTCGGTTCCAATGGCAAGCGAAGGGGCTACGAGTATGCAGACGGAACCGCGTCTGCCTGCAGCAATGCGGGTTGTTACGGCATCACCAAGAGGCCTCGACTGGACGACTGGGGCCGCGTCATCGGCTACCATGGCAAGGGCCATCACGCCGCCGGCTGCGAGCACAAGTATTCCGGCGATGCTGCCATGCCCGATGCTTCCTCAATACACGTCAAGAACCTCGCCTTTCTCGTGATCCGGGAGCATGAGCCGTCTCCGCCCCCGACGCCGCCCCCACAGTCGGACCACCGAGCCGGATTCcctccgccgctgccgcaTCACGGCCCGTCCTTTATGTCTATGTCTGCCCCTATGGAACGTACCCAGTCTGGCCTGTCCATCTCATCGGACACGTCTGCTGTCGACCCCCCCTGTGACCAAGAAGGTGACTGTGACCATCACGATCACCCACCGCTACTGAGCGACCTTGCTGCTGCCCGGTTGGTGCGGCGCCATGTTGCCAACATTCGCCGGTGGAAGCATCGCGACTCACAACACGGCCGCATTCTCAAGGCCCTCATCAACCCAAAGTCTAGGGAGGCCGACTTCCCCTTAGACAACGACGCCCTCCGGAGCATCTTCTCGGCGGCCAACGaactcttcttcgccaatAAGTTGACGCAAAGGGTCACCTGGGACTGGAGCCACCCTGCCTGCGCACAATACGAGAGCCACATCGTTGGCACTACAGCTTTACGCCGCAGCGCTCGTCTGGGCGGCTATGAAACACTCATTGTGCTCTCGTCGCCGATTCTTAAAGACACTAAATACAACCGCCGGCTCCTCATCTCCACCTTCTTACACGAGATGATTCACAGCTTTCTATTCATCGTTTGTGGCATCACAGCACGACACCAAGGCGGTCATACAGAGGGCTTCCGTCAGATTGCCGAGATCATCGATGAATGGGTTGGGAAAGAACATCTCCGGTTGCGTGACATGGAGGCCGACCTTGAGCGCTTCATCCACGAGGATCATCCTCCCGCCATAACTGGTTACGCGACTGTGGATGATGGGATGCCCCATTTGAACAACTATCATTATTATAACAACAgtaacaataacaacaacggcaacacCTCCGACACGGTATGGCCCAGCACCGAGTGGCATCATGCTGAGGCTCAAGACTACCGAACCATCGAAGCACCTCAGCCTTATACACGGTATCCCTCCAACCACGACGAGTGGGAGTGGCACGACAGAGAGGGATTCCCGGCCCATGTACTCCCTTCATATCATTACTAATGACGCTCACGACACCAGTTTATCTGTTTTtgacatgttttttttttgttgtatTTGTTGTTTACGATATACATATATTTGATATCCACCCTGGCGTGTGTTCACGCGTACAGACGACACAATGatatttttcctttgtcacCCACCTGGACTGAAAAgacgagaaaagaaaaacatgaCATGATAGTAGACCCCGGGAGAAAGAGTATGGAgttttttgtgtttttgtttttgttcttttgtaTAAAAAAAGGTGTGAACGATTGAAatctgtttttgttttgcttttttattgTCTAAAGGATATGTGTATAgatcttttgttgttttttcttcatctatATCTTATAACCTGTTGTAGCATCCAAGCATTTGAACAGTACTGGATACTGTCCTGATTTCACACGTCGGAAAAAGGTGTTTTAGGGAGAACAAATAAAtgtaaaaataatataattttcATGAAAATCTTTCGTCTTTGTGCGTGTGATGTTTCGGGTGAAGCTTGACGATGGGCTCGGTTAAGTCGGTGAGATGCCGCCGAGGTCAGGCTAAGGACACAAGTGCTAAGCTATCCCGGGCATCTTAGTCCTCAAGTATGCAGCTCCTAGGGTCTGGGATTCCTGCATGAGGGGATAGCCGACAGGTCATTTGCAAGCGTCTACTCTACGTCATAAGGAGCACAGGAAAGTCAGCTGGCGGGAgccggaggaggagacaCGACAGGACCCCTattttccatctttgcaGATCATTCCGCAGTCCAAGTTTTTGTTTCATGAGCAAATAATCATATTCAACTACAGGAGTATCATTTTTCCCAACGCCAGTGCAGATGCAAAATCCCAGTGCAACAACGTGTGTATATCCAGCGTCCTAACAAATCCATCCAAGGGATTCACGTATGGTGTGGCAGGATCTTCCTTGCCCCCTCCAGAAACCGATTGCCACGTTGATCCATCCTCCTTTTTTAATCTCTCTTCATCGTACGTCTTTTCTCGACAGCGCGCGTACACGTTCATGCATGCGCCATATATGTTCTCAATTTTTCAATCAATTTTTTTAATTGTTTGCAGTGCCCGTAGTTTTGTAGGAGCTGCCCCGGTTTCTGCCGAGGAGAGGAGATGCTGCAGTAGCCTCGTCATCTGTGGCATCCTCATAGTCGTCTACGGGGCTTTCATCTTCGAGTAAGACTGCGTTGTCTTCATTGTCTTCATTGTCGCTGTTATCCGCCGACGCTGTGGGTCCCTGTCCTTCCACGATCATGAAGACGGGGATGGCACCAATAGCAGAGATGATGCCCAGGAAGAAGTATGCTGAGACGATGTAACCGTGCTCAACACCCCAAGAGAAGGCCCATCCAGTAGAAGCAGGGCCGACAGCTCGCCCAAGGCCACTAAACATGGTGGCAAACCCGTTGAGCGTGCCAAGAATGCGAAGGGACGTGGCGGAGTTGGTGAGGAGGATGGTCGTGGAGGGAaaggcaatgatgatggcaaaggccTTGATCATCATGACCGTGAGGATGGCAGCGAACCGCGTCGCAGGGGTGGGGAGCAGAGAAGTGTAGGGAGTGATGAAGTAGACGAATGGCGTCAAGACAGCTACATCTAGTTAGCACTCGGTGCAATGGGAGAAAGTAGTGGCCTGCAGGAAGACTTACAAACTACCTTGAAGCAGTTCAAAACACCATAGCGGTTAACCATTGGCGGATAAATCAGGAACTGGATTAATCCGCAAGTAATTCCGTAGATGGTGAAGAGTGTTCCAATGGTACCTGAGCTAAGTCCAAAGCCACCAGTAAAGTAAAAGGGGAACTTTGTATTCTCAGGAGTTCGAGGAATGACGGGGTAATCCAAAAAGACGGTGATGTTTTGGTCATAGGCAACCGAGTGGAAAGCCAAAAAGGTGTATGAAATAAGATTGATCGTGGTTTGGTAGGAAAACACCTCCTTCATTCCAGTAGGGGGATGCTTTGGCGTGGTGGCTTTCTTGGGCGTCACTCTGCTCGGAACAAGCGGTGCAGTAGCCTCTCCGTCGACAAAGGACCTGCGGCGCTGAGAAATGAGCTGCGGCTTCCGGCGAATAAGTCGTGTGAGGCGCTCTCCAACCAAGAGTCCCCAGTCCTTGTGTTCCTTCTTGTCGGCCAGTGTTTCTTTCAGGAAAAAGGTCGCGCTGGCAGCAGAGATTAGGAAGAAAACAGTAGCCAGAAGATTTGGTAGAAGGTAGGGGAATTTCTTGAAGAGCTCTATGTTACCAAAGAGGCCGGGAAACTgcttggctggctgagcAAAGAACCCTCCAAAGGCGGGCCCGACGACGGATCCAAGAGACCAGACCAGAGGCATAATGGAAAAGGCTCTTGGCTGGAGCTCCTTTTCAGTGACCATTTCAGCCACCATCGTTCTAATGATGCCAACTATACGTAGGGGAAGAAACACCACATGTCAGCGCTTCGACTTGAAAATAGAGATGAGAGAttgagcgagagagagaaagctAACCGTTGCCGTTACCACCACCCATGATTGCTCTGACGGTAATGGCCATGGTGAGACTTGTTGATAAGCCCCATATGATGAAGCAAATCATGGTGCTGATAAGTCCATAGATGAGCACTGGCTTTCTGCCAAACTTGTCTGAAGCCTTGCCCCATGGGACGGCAGTGATACTTTGGCAGACAGAAAAGACGGAGGATGTGACACCGGCCCATTTTGCCACTTCGTCACGCTTGACACCAAAACCCCGGATCATCTCAGGGAGATAGGGCCAGACGGAGGTGTAGGCCAAAGGCTCTGCAAATCTAGCGACAGCTAAATTTCAAGCAGTTAGCATGATCAGTTATATTCAAGGTTCGTTTTATTTGCGGCCATGGTGCGTTGGATAAGACAAATAAGGCGGCTTGTATGCCTCATGGAAACAGCCACTGTCCATCATGACACCCCCAATGATGCTTACCTAGAATTGCTAGCTGCTGCACAGgcagcttcggcttcggtTTAGAATCTCTTGTCATTTTTTCGGTCTTGTTACGTTCTCGTGCAAATTATGCTGGAAATGAGCAAGCAGATGAGAAATGGCGCGGAAAACGAGCGATCAGAGTCTGTCCATGTAACCAGAGTGAGACAGACGCAGGTGGGCAAAGTTTGTATGTAgtgaaggagagagagcctCGAAGCTAGAAAAGCATGGCTCTGACACgccagatgaagaagtctCAGTCAGGCTGTTAATGGTAATGCAAAAATGAATGCTCACGGCCTGGAAACAGCGCAGAGCGAATGTCTAAAGCCAGAGAGAGAACGTGAAAGGTTGAAGTCATGAAAACGACGAAAGCCATTGGCGAGAAAGTTTGTCAACTTCTGCACACCCCGGGATTAGTGAATCCCCACCCCGACTAGTCATCTGCACAGGCGGTAGATGCGCTAAAGAAACAGGAACCTGCGCTGGATACGGGCCAGACAAGGGCCAGccagcttcggcttcggagcCCGCTAGACAGGCTCCTCGGAAACGAGCCGATCCCATGAAATGTCTGCATTCGCAGTTCCTCTCCATTGATGGAATCAGAATTTAGATACTTGTTTCTCACATGCCATGTTTAGTGTTTACTTCTAAGAGAGAAGttctccgtcatcatctctctctgcttACAATCTATAATTATGTATATGCCCTTGGTGAGTGATGCATAAGGGATGAAAAGCTCCGTGACTTACAAGGCTTTTTCTCTTATGCTCGGCTCCGGTGCCGTGCTGCAGGTGAGCCGAGATGCATTTCATCCGTCTGCAACAGAGGCCACGGCGTGATTGGCCTGGGGAGCCTGAGCCGGGCAACCCACGGGCGATCGCAGACACCGATCCCTACACCAGCTTGGCGGCTTCACAGAGCTGACTGTTTGATACTGTCACTTTGTGATGAAGAAACGAGTCTCATGACACTGGAATGCGTCCGACAGCGGAGAGGATCCCCGTAGCCGCGACTGTTTGGTGTGGACGCCATGTCTCAAAAGACTCGGCCTGGAGGActtgagatggatgggcCAAGCTCAGACCGACACTTTGCAGCTGAGGCACGATGTCTCCCTCGAGTCCTTGCGGGCGGCCCCCGCGTATGCTCCCCGAGGGTGAATTAATGGCCGATTCGCTGCTCTGTTAAGCGCGCCCTGGAGGTGGAGCAGAGGCCGGATTTGTGATGCTCGCCATCGAATTTGACGCAGCtaaacaagaacaaggcctGCTAGACCCGCCAAGCACGAGAGCGGAACAGGGGGGATGCCCCGGTGAAGGTGAGGAAACATTGAAACtgaggggagaagaagaggcttggctgctgttgtaAAACGGCTGAATGTGATCCGCCCGTTGGATGCCTATAAgcgggagaaaagagaggctATGATAGAGAATGTGTGTGTGAAGACGGGCACTAGTTTGATAATCCCAGTATGCCCGCGCCATTCCCACGAGGCAGAACTTGGCGGACTGTACGAAAGAGTACAGTAGTAGCAAATAGCATAACATGTTGCCTCCTCGTGACCCGTCGTATTTTATCTGCACTCATCGGCACTTATATATACTGCTTCTTTGGTGTTTTCGGTGTTGATACAGGCAGTTCGAGATATCGCGGAGAACACGCTCTAAGACGGTTGAAATCGTGCAAATTAACATCGGCTCCGTTTTACCtaaaggaaaaagaacagCTCCCCACATCTCCCCGGCAAAATCAGGCAGGAGCTCATAGCGCCTCGTAATAGCGTGACGTCGTTGCGTGCTCTCAGGAACCTTTGCGTCAACTTGGCGATAAGATAGGCAAAATGCTCCAAGATCCCTCCCAGTGTTGCGATAGGCCTACAAGCTGCGTTCGAGCTCCAGATTTCCAGATTGGAGGCAGCTTTGTAATATCCAGAGACGGCACAATGatcgtctctcttctcttctccccttgcgtgtctcttttctcctctcttcccttcttctcccctccttATCTCATCGCGCAGATGCCCTGTGAGCCCCGAGCTGAGCCTTGGACCGTAAATTAAAAAACCATGGGCAAGGTGTAAGTGCCATTGATGTCTTGCTTgttgcctcttctccctcaatCAAACAGTCAAATCATCTGCCTCGCTACTTGGTCACACCCCCCCAAGCCATTTAACATCATGTGGCGTAGCGAATCAAGGCGAGCCTTACGCAACACCGCCCCGCGTCTCATCCAATTCCAACGCTTCAAAGCTGTTACACAATCAAACGTTCCTCAAATGCATTTGATTCATTGCCCAATCATTCATTCCTCCAACTTGAAATCTTACACATCTCAAAGCATCACTAACTCTGCGGGTTCACAAGGTCGTCGACCGCGCCTGAAAAAATGGCCAACGAGTCGACCCCGTTGATCCAGACAGTGCGAGTTGGGCCTCCGCGTCGGAGATACCATCACCACACATGTCGCCGCTTCTGCACGATTGCCTGCGTCAGCCTGCTGCTCTGCGGCTTTGCCTCCTTTGCTCTTCACGCTCTGTACATTTGGCCCTCTGGACTGGAGCATCGCCACCGTCATCCGCATCacggccatgacggccaTAAGCATAAGCACCTTACGCACGAGGACCTGCAAGCCATCCTGCTCGGCACACCCTCTGGGGAAAAGGCGGAGGAATGGAGCCGCTATTACACCTCTGGAGCACACCTTGCTGGTAAAAACTATTCACAGGTAAGATGAGAGCGTCCAAGACTTCCTACGCTCCATGCTCGTTTTGTGTGCATGATATTAGAGTATAGCATTTGAAATTCTGCAAGTATACTAAAACTGTAACCATAGGCCGAATGGACCAAGGATAAGTGGGAGAAATGGGgcatcagctccagcatAGTCGCCTACGACGTGTATATCAACTACCCCGTCGACCACAGTGTTTCGTTGCTGCAAAAGTCAAGCGATGCCAAGTCCTGGAATGTTGCATTCAAGGCATCTCTGACTGAAGATGTGCTCGAAGAAGACCCAACCACATCTTCCAAGGACAAGATCCCGACTTTCCACGGTTACTCTGCTAGCGGTAATGTCACCGGTTCATTTGTCTATGTCAACTATGGAACGTACCAAGATTACGCGGACCTGGTTGATGCCGGTATCGACCTCAAGGGaaagattgccattgccaaatATGGAGGCATCTTCAGAGGCCTCAAGGTGAAGCGTGCCCAAGAGCTCGGCGCGATTGGTATCCTCATCTACAGCGACCcaggtgatgatggtgagatTACCGAAGAAAACGGTTACGCTGCCTATCCTGAAGGCCCTGCTCGTAACCCTAGTAGCGTGCAGCGCGGAAGTGTTCAGTTTTTGAGCTCCCGCCCAGGCGACCCGTGAGCAAgatcaacatcctcatcccatccGCTGAGACTAACTTGTGCTGCAGAACAACCCCTGGCTACCCTTCCAAGCCCGGCGTTCCTCGTGCTCCAGCTGATGAGACGACTCCATCAatcccctccatccccatcTCATACGCCGATGCCATTCCACTTCTCAAGGCTCTCAACGGCCATGGTCCTCGAGCTAGCGATCTAAACAAGTATTGGAACAGGAACCTCGGCTTGGGATACAAGGGCGTCGAATACAACATTGGTCCCTCACCCGAAGATGTTGTCATTAACCTCAACAACGAGCAAGACTATGTCACTACCCCTCAATGGGATgtcattggcatcatcaatggcactATCCCCAACGaagtcatcattgtcggcaACCACAGAGACGCTTGGATTGTCGGCGGTGCCTCTGATCCCAACAGCGGTTCAGCTGTCCTGAATGAAGCTGTTCGAAGTATCGGAAAAGCTTTGGAAGCAGGCTGGAAGCCTCTTCGAACCATTGTCTTCGCTAGctgggatggagaggagtATGGTCTGGTTGGAAGCACGGAGTGGGTTGAGGAGTATCTTCCCTGGATTTCTGACGCCAACGTGGCATACGTCAACGTTGATGGCGGCGCCTCTGGACCGCGATTctctgcttcagcagcaCCCCTTCTGAACCAAGTTCTTCGAGATGCGACCAATCTGGTTCCGTCGCCCGACCAGAGTGTTCCGGGCCAGAGTGTGGGAGACGTCTGGGATGGTAAGATCAGCACAATGGGCTCTGGAAGTGACTTTACTGCCTTCCAGGATTACGCCGGCATCCCCAGTGTTGATTTGGGATTTGGCGGAAACGGCAGTGGCCCTGTGTACCATTACCACAGCAACTACGACAGCTTCCACTGGATGAGCGAGTTTGCCGACCCGGGCTTCGTCTACCACAGAACTATGGCTCAGGTCCTAGGCATACTGATCAGCGAGCTTTCCGATAAAGTCATCATTCCCTTTGGAGCGACTGAGTACGCAGACGCTCTGGATGGCTATCTTGACAAGGTCGAGGCCAAGATCCAATCTGTTGATGTCGAATTGACCGCCACCGATGCCGAAATCTTCGCAATCAGAGGCAGTGCTACATCTGAGGAGGTGATTGGAAGCCAAGACGCCTTCGAAGAAAGTCTCAAGAAGATCAGACGGTCAATTGCCGAATTCAGAGAAAAGGCAGTCAAGCTGGATGAGCGCGCCGCCtgggcaaagaagaagctcgagaaggGTTTCCCATGGTGGAACGTCATTGGCAAGACCAGACTTGCCTTTGCAATCATCAAGACTAACCGCCAATACAAGTATATTGAGCGACAGTTCGTGTTCGAGGGAGGTCTTGACAACCGCAGTTGGTTCAAGCATGTTGTGTTTGCTCCAGGCTTGTGGACTGGCTATGCCGGTGGTACGtactttgtcttttcttatttatttatttttacaattattcccttttcttttattagATTCTTTGACGCAATACTAATCATATTTTACAGCTGTGTATCCCGGCCTTGTGGAAAGCATTGACGCCAAGAACTACAGCAACGGACTCAAGTGGgccgacatcatcaagcacGCCGTTGACAAGGCCACGAAGAGCATTCAGTAAAGGTTTCTCATTTTTTGGAAGAATAGAGGCGAAATTGACCCTCATAGTATGTGAGGAATGGATATCGTATGGTGTGAATATTGTCCATATTGTGTATAATATTACTATTGTTGTACCAAGAAGAGTAGTGTTGTTTGCGACTGCGAATTTTCTTCCAACTGAAATATCTCATTCTCCATCTGAAATTATTTCCTAGTTTTCAACTTCAGGCTCTTTGTGAGAAGTGGACATCTCTCCTTTACGAGCGTGAGGATCGATTGGATATCGCGATACTCGTGAGAGAGTATGAACCGAAATTTTATGCGGCTCAGCATTGCGTAGAGTCCCTAATTAAGTTTGAACTATACCCCCccatacatgtatattaTTTACAGAAGTCCAACATTTGGGATAAAAATCTTCAATGTTAACAACACGGCCTGGCCTGATCAAGTACCGCAATCCTGACAGTTAACGAATACCTTCCTCCGCCCCCTTCCAAACAATCGCCTCCGTGACAATAAAATCCCGGCTGTAGTGGCACTCTCCTTCACGCATTAGTAAAATTTCTCAAATCCCATGCTGGCTAAGACCCTTTTCTGCTTGTTGTTGCATCAATCATTCTTCCAGGCACCTCTCGTTCGCTCTATGCTCTTCTTTCAGAAGTTGTATCTAAGAGCAAAGGAGGTTGAGCGCCTCGGCCTGTGCTTTCTGAAGCGCACTGCACTTCCTGACTATCATTTCTAAGCGGCTGATATTATCGTTGGATTGCTGGTTTGGCTGCGGGGTGCGAGTCAGAGATCCGCTTCGATTACCATACGAATCCTGTAACGCCGTGTTTCTCCTCTCATCTCGGGCAGGCCTTGCAATCTTAACTTCCGAGACTGCTGTGGTTGAGATCCTAGTGATGGCGTCAATATTGGAAGAGGAGGCAGAAAACGGGACAGATTTTGGCCTCTTTCTGTCCACATTCAGCGTCTTGACAGCTTTGCGCTTCCCATATCTAGTTTTGGTTGTTGGATGGAAAATCCATCGCTCCATTTGAGGCTCTTCAGGTGTCCATTGCTGCAGACCAAAAAGGTCTTCAAAGTTCTCAGGAATGATGCCGGCTGGAGCATCGTTCAAGGCCATCGGGTAATCTCTCGCGAACTCCTCAAACCATCCCTGATTCGCGCATGCTGTTGGTCCAAACATAACTCGTAGAGTCCAAAAACGTGCCCATGTCCTCTCTTCAGACAGCATCCGCCTGCTTATTTTATGCATAGAGGCAATGCCTGTGGTTCTTGAGATTCTGTAATCGAGCCGTTTGTCCTCCGACCGGAAATCATCTTGTAGCTCAGGTGGCCAATCATTCTTCTCAGCAATGTACTGCTTGATGAGTTGATGATAGATAGCTTTATTGACAACGTTGTCATCATCGCAGGGCATCGGATATATTCGGAAAAGTTCCAAGGGGATATCGTCGACTAGGATGGGCGCAGTTGCTGTGCCGAGAGCTTGATCTGGCTCCTGTTTGACTCGACCATCCATGTTGCAAGTTTTATGGCCTTAAAAAGAATTAGAATGAATGGATAaagagacgagaagaaggagaggaaagagaaggagagcatgAGAGCGATTGTAGAGATATCGGCAcgtgatgatgattgctGCCACCTGGTTAGAAACACCTACCTTATGTACTTGTAGTCTACCTGCGAAGGCACCTGTAACAAACGCCATCATTTCAGCGGGGGTGGCTATCTAGCATCCAGTGACTCAGATAGAGAATTGGTGATAAAGGAAATACTGGAAGAACTAGGTGACGTTTCCTCTGTATCTTGTCTGCTACGATGCCCGAACTCCATGTACTCACTTAGTGTTGCCAAAGTTTGTGAGAAGGCACTTGAATCGATCCATGTTATTAAAGCTCCGACTAAGCTACTAGGCTGTCGGCGTCATATGCCAACGATGACTGCTAGGGTCATCACCTTGTCCCATACGATTTCCAGATAATTGCCTCCAAGGAAATACCATAACCCCCGTGTTCATCCCATGGAAGGCAAATGCCATGCCTGATGCCAAATGGCAGCAAACTTGACGAGCGACCTCAGTTATCGGGCCACTTTCCAGTCTTGTGATACTCCGTAAGATTATCGATCTTAGCATCCAATTTAGCAATGGCCTTGCATATTTCAAGCAAAGCCTTCGCGTTTGAAATGAGTCCCTGTCCATCGATGGTTTCCTCGTTGGTGCCCTCATTGGCAACCTCATTGGCGGCCTCACTGGTGATCTCTTCGTTGGGCGTCTCACTGAAAAGTCATCAaaaacttcttcaacaaTCTGGTTCATGTCCTTGCCGGGGCTTATAGCTTTCAACTTCACCA contains these protein-coding regions:
- a CDS encoding sprT-like family domain-containing protein; translation: MAFWVVGGGNPLGDAAASSTAGQVAYIKRGSYSNGSEALGSNGKRRGYEYADGTASACSNAGCYGITKRPRLDDWGRVIGYHGKGHHAAGCEHKYSGDAAMPDASSIHVKNLAFLVIREHEPSPPPTPPPQSDHRAGFPPPLPHHGPSFMSMSAPMERTQSGLSISSDTSAVDPPCDQEGDCDHHDHPPLLSDLAAARLVRRHVANIRRWKHRDSQHGRILKALINPKSREADFPLDNDALRSIFSAANELFFANKLTQRVTWDWSHPACAQYESHIVGTTALRRSARLGGYETLIVLSSPILKDTKYNRRLLISTFLHEMIHSFLFIVCGITARHQGGHTEGFRQIAEIIDEWVGKEHLRLRDMEADLERFIHEDHPPAITGYATVDDGMPHLNNYHYYNNSNNNNNGNTSDTVWPSTEWHHAEAQDYRTIEAPQPYTRYPSNHDEWEWHDREGFPAHVLPSYHY
- a CDS encoding major facilitator superfamily domain-containing protein; this encodes MTRDSKPKPKLPVQQLAILAVARFAEPLAYTSVWPYLPEMIRGFGVKRDEVAKWAGVTSSVFSVCQSITAVPWGKASDKFGRKPVLIYGLISTMICFIIWGLSTSLTMAITVRAIMGGGNGNVGIIRTMVAEMVTEKELQPRAFSIMPLVWSLGSVVGPAFGGFFAQPAKQFPGLFGNIELFKKFPYLLPNLLATVFFLISAASATFFLKETLADKKEHKDWGLLVGERLTRLIRRKPQLISQRRRSFVDGEATAPLVPSRVTPKKATTPKHPPTGMKEVFSYQTTINLISYTFLAFHSVAYDQNITVFLDYPVIPRTPENTKFPFYFTGGFGLSSGTIGTLFTIYGITCGLIQFLIYPPMVNRYGVLNCFKVVSVLTPFVYFITPYTSLLPTPATRFAAILTVMMIKAFAIIIAFPSTTILLTNSATSLRILGTLNGFATMFSGLGRAVGPASTGWAFSWGVEHGYIVSAYFFLGIISAIGAIPVFMIVEGQGPTASADNSDNEDNEDNAVLLEDESPVDDYEDATDDEATAASPLLGRNRGSSYKTTGTANN
- a CDS encoding transferrin receptor-like dimerization domain-containing protein, translating into MANESTPLIQTVRVGPPRRRYHHHTCRRFCTIACVSLLLCGFASFALHALYIWPSGLEHRHRHPHHGHDGHKHKHLTHEDLQAILLGTPSGEKAEEWSRYYTSGAHLAGKNYSQAEWTKDKWEKWGISSSIVAYDVYINYPVDHSVSLLQKSSDAKSWNVAFKASLTEDVLEEDPTTSSKDKIPTFHGYSASGNVTGSFVYVNYGTYQDYADLVDAGIDLKGKIAIAKYGGIFRGLKVKRAQELGAIGILIYSDPGDDGEITEENGYAAYPEGPARNPSSVQRGSVQFLSSRPGDPTTPGYPSKPGVPRAPADETTPSIPSIPISYADAIPLLKALNGHGPRASDLNKYWNRNLGLGYKGVEYNIGPSPEDVVINLNNEQDYVTTPQWDVIGIINGTIPNEVIIVGNHRDAWIVGGASDPNSGSAVLNEAVRSIGKALEAGWKPLRTIVFASWDGEEYGLVGSTEWVEEYLPWISDANVAYVNVDGGASGPRFSASAAPLLNQVLRDATNLVPSPDQSVPGQSVGDVWDGKISTMGSGSDFTAFQDYAGIPSVDLGFGGNGSGPVYHYHSNYDSFHWMSEFADPGFVYHRTMAQVLGILISELSDKVIIPFGATEYADALDGYLDKVEAKIQSVDVELTATDAEIFAIRGSATSEEVIGSQDAFEESLKKIRRSIAEFREKAVKLDERAAWAKKKLEKGFPWWNVIGKTRLAFAIIKTNRQYKYIERQFVFEGGLDNRSWFKHVVFAPGLWTGYAGAVYPGLVESIDAKNYSNGLKWADIIKHAVDKATKSIQ